gcataacaccctctagctccatccatgtttttgcaaatgataggatttctttttttttatggctgaataatattccattgtgtgtgtgtactatattttctttatccgttcatttattgatgaacacttcagttgcttccgcaccttggctattgtaaatagtgctgtgataaaatgggtgcatatgtcttttcaaatcaggtatATTGTTTTCtatggctaaattcctaggagtggaattcctggttcaaatggtatttctatttttaggtttttgaggaacctccatactgctttccacaacggttgaattaatttacattcccaccaacagtgtaggagggttccccgtcaGAGACTTGACTTTTAGGACAGTCACATTGAGCAGGCATAGTAAAGAGGTGCATCTAAGGAGAAATAAAACTACAAGAGACCTTATGCCTGCAGCAGAACACCTAGTTCTGTAGTCCTCAAAGAGGACCATCTATCAGACATTTATTACATGCTTGTTATATTCTAGTCAGGAGACTACTTCAGTTGGACCTGTTATAAAGAACTAAGTTATGTGCTGTAGGTGAGGTACATGCACAATACCACAGACTTGCAAGGAGCAAGAGGTCTGGGGAGCAATTATGGATGGTTGGGGGGCTTTGCTGAATAAGTAAAATGTGGACATTTGCAGAATAGAAGCAAATAGCATTCCTGGAGAGACACTGATATGACCAACAAGATGGAGATGAGATATTTAGGGAATGAGGACTGGCTCAGTATCCATCCATCATGCATTTATTTAAGTAATCCTACCTTGTGAAAAGGAATTGAAGTACCTAGTAATTGAGAGAGGCTAGAGTGAAGGGTGTGCAAAAGGAACTGTGGGATAAACACCAGTTTGGAGGTGACCTGGAGGCTGAGGAGTTTGGTTTGTATTTGATTGGCTGGCAGTGCAGAAATGCTGAGTGTTGGCTACAGTTTACTGAGACAGTAAAAGAGGGTGTGGTGTGGCCAAGCCAGAGCAAGGCAGTTTGGGTGAGAGTTAATAGGTTGTGatagtgaaaatgaaaagaaagccttATATTTAAGGAACTGTAGGACAGGACACCTTGTGGAACTGACCATCAAGGGATTGATTTAGGCAGTTGAAAACCAAAATAATCAAGTAAAATGTATCGAGGCTTTCCTGGAAAAGTAGCTTGATATTGAACTTCTTTGAGCCTCCTTAGTTGTTCCTAGGTATCTGAGATTTTACAGCTTTTTGCTGTTTTAGAAAAGTCTAGCTACAATCTAGCACAGCTAGCAGGTCTTTTTATCTAGAACCTAAAAGGAGCTCCTCCATAAGAAGGACATAAATCAGGCAGGGTGAGTGTCTGTCTCCTTTCTTGGTTGTGTGACCaggcttttgttgcctttgctggAGTTTAATTGCTGACGTAGAACAGGAGCTGGCCCGGTAGGTGGTTTCACCTGCCGGGGGCTGCTGTCCACTATCTCTGCAGGGCTCTCGGTCTATATTTTTTCTGCATGAATGCCTGCCATAACATTATTCCAGGGTTCTCTGAATGTAGCCCAAGGCAAACTCAAGAGGTTCTGATGAAAATCAGATAGCCAGTAAGTTTTTCAAACTTGAATTAGATATCTTTTCTGCCCAGTGTGGCTGTTCTTTAATGCTTACTGTAAGGAAGTCAGATACTTCCTGAGCTAAACTTAAAATGATAGGATAGTCATTGAGTGGTTCTCACTAAAGATGATTTTAAGTGGAGATCCAGTCATTTGAATGGTGGTCCCCTTTGCTTTGTGTGTAATATCTGCTTGAACTGAACTCTCAGTTTCCCTTAGTGAACATTTCCCGGTTAATTTTATAGAGGTTTTGCTTTCAGTTGAGACCTGCAGGAAAACACTCAGGCTTGTCGGGCGGGGTTCTGCAGTACCCAGGCACTATTTGTAGAGATAATTATTGggtgtgatttatttcttttagatTCTGAAGGCTTTCTCAAAAccaaggaaaagaatcagaagcTTTACACTCGAGCACAACGGCatcaagagaaaaaggagaagattCAGAGGCACAATCACAGGCTTGGTGACctggtagaaaaaaaaaacattgaccTAAGAAGTCATTATGAGCGTCTGACAAATCTTCGGCGATCGCATATATTAGAGCTCACCTCTGTCATTTTTCCCATTGAGGAAGTAAAGACTGGTGTGAGGTACAATAAGCATGTCTTTTGACTCCAGGAATAGATCAAGTTCCAAAGATTAAGTTTGTCAAATATGTCAATATGTCATTTATTGTGCCTCATTCAGGGGTCACTGGTAATGGGGTTTTCCTGGTAATGAAACTTTAGTCTTATCTTCTTGAGCAAACAGTGTACACTGAAGAAAATTGGGGAGGTAGTCAAGGTGGAGGGCGGTTGCCCTCCCGAGAAGTGGAGCCCAGGCATGTGCACTCACAGAGCTTCCAGAGGAGCTGCTGACTCACACTGCTGATGCAGAACCATCTGATGGCTGGTGTTGGCTGTCATCCCAGTTGGGCTGTTTATTAGTTATGTGCTCTGACGCAGGTTCTTGAACCTCAAAGTCTAATTTCCTTGTCTCTTAGATGGGGGTAATAAATGCCTACTTTACAGAGAAGTCATGAgctaaaatggaagaaaacactGGTGTTCACTGTCTCTTACTTGGCGGGCATGACATGTTGTTTCTGCCTTTTCCCAGTAACTAGCTGCTGTCAAGCACTGGTTACTGTAACTTCGTCTTAGGCTGTAGTGCTACAGATACCCTCAGGAGTCAGTGGGATGGGCAGGACAGTAGTTCCCCACCGGGCTGTTCATCAGGACCATTCAGGAACTTTCGAAAAATACAGGTTCTAGAGTTCACTCTCCCAACTTCCTtctaatacttttatttatttattttttgaacttcCCCTGATAATGCTAATGATTATCCAGGTTTGGAACCTACTACTGAagattttcatttgctttctcaCTACCATCAGGCTGTTCCAGTTGAGGATTTCCTGTCTCTTCTCATTGCTCTCACTTTCTGCAGCTTTCCCTGGAATTGGACAGTCAGTGGCCTGTTGCTAGTTAGGACTAATACTGTTCTTTGCTACCTCAGCTTCAGTGTGTTATTTGTCTGTTGCCAGAATTAGCTTCCTAAAAGCCCACAAGTTTGACTATTGCTTCTGTCTTGAAAACTTGCTTCTGACTCTTACAGAATAACTTCTCATTAGCAGTAGTtggcaaatataaaaattaaaaggcaaattcaAAATACAGCAGAATAGAAAGTTCAGAAATAGACCCTAAAGTGGCATTTTGGATCAATGGCAGAAAGTTGGATTATCCAAAAATtggtgtaaagaaaaaaaagctgacaAAACAGAAACATTCTGACAAATTAAATTCTGATGGGCCAAGCTCTCAATATTAAAAGACACTAAGTAAACAAAGGTTAAGACACTGCTTCAGATTTTGAGAGACTAAGGAGGTTGACAACCGGATAGAAAGTAGCAGAGGAAAAACATGGAGGAAAACCTTTTTCTTCTATAcctgtgcttttaaaatattttattagtgtatattattatatactgttaattttttcagccgatatttttaagttattcctAAATAAGTCTTGTTCATTCACATTTCTCAAACTTCCTCaagtgaaagaaggaagaaatagaggTACAGCTTAGAATTGGCCATAGTGCCCTCATCCCTAATCTTCTCTGTGGCAGCCAGGAGGAGTTATCTTAGGAGTATATTGTGGCAGAACAAAAAAGGATTGGGAACCACTGACCAAGAAAAGAGAATCTAAACTTGGTGCAGCACAGAAGGCCCTTCCCCGTCTGCCTGTTTCCTACTTACTCCATCTCTGGGCACTTCCCTTGTGTGTCCTGCATGTAACTACACTGATCATCTCCACTGTGTGTCCTGCATGTAACTACACTGATCATCTCCACTCCTCTGACATACTGTGTTCTTCCCACTGTGCGTTTGTACCTGCTGTGGCTTCTCATTCCCATTCCACTCTGTAGGctagcagttctcaaagtgtggttcgaGGACCTTATTAGGTCCTTGAGACCCTTTCATGGGGTCTGTGCagtcaaaactatttttataatcACTAACactttactttcctttttcactGTGTTGACATTTGCACTGGTGACTCAAAAGCCACAGTGGCTAAAACCTCTGGTGCCTTGATAGATACCAAGGCAGTGACTCCCAAACTGTAGTGAGAGAGTCATTGTATTCCACCAGGTGCCTGCAGCTTAAAAAGGCATTTTCTTTAAcgtactttattgtaagaataaagtATATCATACATACAGTTTCACATTAAGAGTGTTCCAGGTGAAGCAGTAGAAACTACTAATTTTATCTAAATGTTACCGCCTTGACCGTTGTGTACATATCTTTTTATTGCACCGTATGAGGAAGTAGTAGGTATGTGAAAAGCAGTTGTGCCCCACACAGGAGTGCCATGGCAGCTTCAAAAAAAGCACTTGAGTGAGTGGCAAGTGGaactagttgtttttttttttaagggactcAGTTTTTACTTGGAAGAACAACTGAAAGACTTGGGTATGAAAAGAGGTTTTCGAAAACCTTGATTGGTGCATTGTGCTCTGCAACTCAGCTGGTCAACAAACTCCACTAATTTTCTcgttttgaaaatacagatttttttcattaaaataggcTATGTTAACACATACAGTTGACCCATGAACAACTTGGGTTTGAACCACGCAGGTCCACTTCATAAtggttttttcttttcccaataaatatattgggaagCCTTTTGGAGATTTGTCTCAAAAATtcgaaaagacattttctttaacttactttattgtaagaatacagtatataatacatacagcATACAAAGTATGTGTTTACCTACctgtttatattattggtaagacTTCCAGAGAACAGTAAGTAGGCTATCAGTAGTAAAGTCTTTGGAGTGTCAAAAGTTATATAGATTTTTGATTACATGGGGGATCAGTGCCCTTAAAACATCCTgtattgttcaagggttaacttgtttttttttttttaataaaaaccttAATTTCTCTCAGATTTCTAATACAGTAAATAATCAATAGGTCTaacccccatacacaaaagctcTTTTGGGGGCCTCAGAAAATTCTAAGCATGTAAAGAGGTCTTGAGATCAAATAGTTTGAGAACCTAAAACTTGAGGCCTGAGCTCATGGTGTGGGCTTCTGTGCCACAGCTAGTTTGATCTCCACCTCTGACAGAAGTATTTCTCTTTGTATGTTCCTGTTAAATTCCTGTCCTTGAGTGCATCTTTTCAATGTTCTGGATTCCTGGCAAGTATGTTACATGTTCTTGAAAGCCCAGTCCCCTGAAATCTGTATGCATCTTCCGGTTTTTAGAGATCCCGCTGATGTTTCTTCAGAGAGTGACAGTGCCATGACCTCCAGCACTGTGAGCAAGCTcgcagaggcccggaggacgaCTTACCTCTCGGGGAGATGGGTCTGTGATGATCACAATGGGGACACGAGCATTAGCATTACAGGGCCTTGGATCAGCCTTCCCAACAATGGGGACTACTCTGCCTACTACAGCTGGGTGGAGGAGAAGAAAACCACACAGGGGCCTGGTGAGAAACAAATAGTCTCTGAAagctttttatgtgtgtgtgtgtgtgtgtgtgtgtgtgtatatgttttttctttagttaaggtaaaatttacataacaaaatgaatagttttaaagtgaacaattcagcaGCATTTACTACATTCACAgcattgtgcaaccatcacctctcTCAAGTTCCAAAACTTCCCATCACCCCAAATGGAAGCTCGAAGCCATGAAGCAGTCACCTCCCCCTTCTTCCCAGCCCTCGGCAACCACTACCTGCCCTATGTCCTTACAGATTTGTCGGTTCTCAGTATTTCATGTAAACAGGGTCATGCTACAtggccttttgtatctggctctTTTCGCTTAGCAAATTGCCTTCATGGTTCATCCACATTACAGCATGTATcagcatttcattctttttatgactgcataataattcattgtatggatgtaccacatcttgtttatccatcagtggatggactaaaaacatatttttagataTGTCACCCTTTGGGGATCAGTAATAgctttatttatatgaaaaaaacctCACTTTAAAGAAGTGTATTTAGCCCATTGAGTcctatttttatagtttctaaCTTTGTAAATAAAAGAGCTTGTTTTAGCAGTCCTCAATAGAGATTGAAATAGCCCAATAGAAAAACCCTTTAAAACCCCTAGAGCTTCTTTTTGTTGGAGGAGTGTTCATTTActtgttcagcaaatatttagtaTATATGTGCTGTCTGTCATGCACAGTGCTGGTGATGCAAAGGTGATGTCACCCAGATAGGTGTAGCCCTTTGCCTTTCTGTGGAGAGGGCAGGAATCAACTAGTAAGTAATAATCAGAGGCACCATAGACTGGGTGCTGTGGACCAAACCGCACCATCACGGAATGGGTCTCATAGCAGAGAAATACTTTTCCATAGGGTACCCTGGGAGGCCTCTCTAAGGAGGTAACATTTAAGTTGGATAGTAATTTTTCTCATAAATAATACATTACTGGGTCCAAGCAGTTCAGACTTTAATTTCATTAATGCTTGGCCTGTTTGGGCCTGTTTGCTTAGGTTTCATTCCACTCAGCAGAAACCACAATGATGAAACATTAATGTCTGGCCATGGCCTTTTGATTAGTAAGAAGTAAAATATAACCATCAATAATGTGATGATAAAATTACAAATCATAAGTCTAGGTTCATTGTTTTTGTTGAAATTAAAGTTGTTTAGTGTATGGTTGTCATTTTTATACTTCAGACATGGAGCATAATAACCCTGCTTACACGATCAGTGCTGCGTTGTGCTACGCGACTCAGCTGGTCAACATCTTGTCTCATATACTGGACATAAATCTTCCCAAAAAACTTTGCAACAGGCAAGTAACTGAAGGGGGTGATATCATCTTTGTCATGGATCACTCATCTTTCTGTTGTGTTCTTATTTATTCTAATTAACTTGAAAAGAAGAATTTAAGTATTACCAAGACAGAAAAGGTCTGACTGAAATGTTGAGATTCATTTCAATAGCCTAATGTGTAAATTTGTTTCATTATCTTAAAATTGCATGTGAAGTCTTTGAGAAGACcacttgaaaaaaattgaaggaaaaaccAGAATGTTCAGAAGGTATGCTCATGTATAAGAACTGGGTAAATTATAACATTTggattttgcattattttttaaaattaaaaacatgccttttaaaattaaaaatatatataaaattttacagTTTACCCAGTTCCTACTAAGAGCTTCCTACCCACCTATAGTTACTGTTGCTTTTCAAgccaatataaatacatattattacCATCCCCCCTACCTCCGACTTTTAAGCACAAAAGTTACCATTCTGTACTAAGGTGTTTTGCacctttttaagttttattaacaAATACTTGTCAAGCACTTGtgtgtgtgccaggtactgttctgggCACTGAAGGGGGTACAGTGTGATCAAAACAGAATCCTGCTCTCCTGGCATTTACATTCTAATGGAGGGACAGTAATAAACCCGCAGGGTTGGGCTGACATAGTTCTCCCTGTAAAGAAGGTTAAAGCAGAGTGAGAGGGGAATGTGAAGGCAGGGAAGGGCTGGCTGTGTTTGGGCAGGTGTGTGATCACATGTAAACCTGAGGGAGGAGGGAGCCAGCTGTGTGGGTTCCTAGGGAAAGAGGCTGCAGGTCATGTGGGACCACTGTGAGCCCTCTGCTGCCATTCTGCACAAAGCGGACAGTTGCAAAGTTTCTTTTGTATAAACATGCCAAGATCTTTCTAGTCCCCTATTTATACTTAAAGGAATAATCTTTTAAGTACATTTAATTAGTGTGCAAGTATTTGTGTAGAATAAGCTTTCAGAAGTGCAATCACTTGCTCAGATAGTATGTGCATTTGTATTTGTTATTGGGGTATGGACATGCTCTCCGTGAGGGCAGTCGTTCAGTCTTAGAAAGCTTCTGTTAATttactgagagagaagaaagatgagGGATATGTTTTATCCTGAACTATATATAAAGCATACTATtcaatatgaacattttaatttagAATTTCCTCCAAAAATACAATGTTACAAATTGTGTTTTACAGTGAATTTTGTGGGGAAAATCTCAGCAGACAGAAATTTACTCGAGCAGTGAAGAAACTGAATGCAAATATTCTTTACTTATGCTTTTCCCAGGTATGCAAAGTATGCTGAACTAATTTCTTACTTGTTacgtattaaaaatattaattaattttttgccttttctagcaTGTAAACTTAGATCAATTACAACCACTGCATACCCTCAGGAATCTGATGTACCTGGTCAGTCCGAACTCTGAACACCTAGGCAGGTAAGAAGGTTGCTTTCCTCCAACTAGTGGTATTATGACTGCTTTATTAAGTAGAGTTGTCATAAGTGTTTGCAGAGCATAGCCTACTCCCCACCCCTACTCTTCCAAAATGGACAAAAACAATGCGTTCTGGTACAGAAATAAATGTCCTTGTGTAATCATTTCTGAGAAAGTTAATATCAAACATACCTAAAGTAGAGTAGAAGAACTCAGTGTTCCTGGAATAGGGCTTTCTGTGCTGTCTCTGAAGACCAAAAGCCACCTCTTTGAATCTGTGTCTATTTCTTCTCTAGTGTAGCCTAGTGTCTACTCCATTTCTTGTTCATATTCTTCTGTGCCTGCTCATTCCTTCCCATCCTAACAGGTCTTCACAGTTCCCTTTTGTCACTGAGTCAATCTGGCCTCCGTTTGTTGGAGATAAAGAGTTTATTAGAAGTTTATGAGATGAACTAGTTTAAGATCCATTAGCTTAAAAATGGGAGTCAGTAACAAAAGAGACCAACCAGGTTTGGTCTATGGGGTGCTGCTTTTGGTCCTTGCTCTTAGCGGGCTATCTGTGCATTTCTGCAGACTTGACCTGGTTAATGTCTTTGTACTttggaaagagaacaaagaaaaataagaggtgGGAAAGTTCTTTTGGGACTCCCCATCCTGTTATTCATTTGCTTCAACACTGGAACGCAGCTCAGAGGGGATCCCctccattgcctgggtgacccatgTAGTGAACTTCCCCCGGTGATCTGCCCGTAACCACTGTCttgtgtttctctctttctcacacacacacgcacacccttTTTTTGGGACATAGACCCCTTTGGAAAAAGCTGTGAACTCTCTCCAGGAAACTGCATGTGTGCCCAGAATTTTGTGCCATTTTTAAGGAAGTTCATGCCCCTTACCCCAATCCCATTCGTTAGTTCATGAGCCACAGAAACCTTTTGGAAACCCATTCTGGTTTTAGTGGTTGATTTCTGTGGGTTTGCTTGCTATCCTTTCTGTACCTTGTTTGTAAAGGGTTCAACATtaggaaatatttctttaataagaatgaatgaatatttattgacacTGGACCAGCTACTTTATGTGCATTAAATCATAGGTAAGACTATTATTCTTTGCGTTGTGGTGTGGTCACTCATGCCCATGGGCAGAGAGCCAGAAAAAGTGGTGGAGCCAACGTCCAGCACATGTCTGGCTAATTCCACAAAGCAGTAGACACCTGTGCTTTTAACTGATGCACAGCATTCCATCACATTAAcaagttaaagaagaaaatacatcaaTTCAACCTGACAGATGCCAGAAAAGTAATGAGTAATATTTAGTTCTCTGTAATAATTAAGACTATTAGCAAAGTAAAAATAGATGATCAATAAAAGATATCTACCACAAACCTATACAAAATCTATATACTTAATGACATGTTACTTGCAAAGATATGTAATAGAAGCATTTCTCTacagtcaggaaaaagaaaagtgccTCCTATCACTGCTATGCTAACATTGCTCTGAAGGCCTGGAACTTTATTTAGAAAGAAGTAAGGAGTATTTATATTAGAAGGATAGAAACTAAGTTGACATTGCAGACATTATTGACTATTGAACTGGATAGCCAAGAGAAATAAGAAGCTATTAGAAATGATAGTTCAGTATGGTGACCCAATACAAGATCAACATACTAAAAGCCATTGCTTTCTTAACATGTTAACAACTAGTCATAACATGTAATGGAAAAAAAGGGTTTCTTTTACCATAGCAACAAAAACTCTAAATTATATAGGAATAATCCTAACAAAACATGCAAacctatattaaaaaaatatgaaactttaacaaaaattattgaACATGTATTTCTCGAATGTCTGCCAGGCACTATATGAGGTATGGggctgaatgaaagaaacaaggtcTGAAGCAGTGAAGACCCTTGCAGGTTTCTAGGCAGCGAAGGCTCAGTATTGCTCTGGAGGCCTggaattttatttagaaagaagaaaggagtatttatataagaaagacagaaactaaGTTGACATTATTGCAGACATTATACTGAACTGGatatccaagagaaataagaAGCCTCCAGAGCAATGTGATACTACGGTTTTCTAGGCAGCGAAGGCTCAGTATTGTAAAAAAGCTGCTTCTCTCCATAAGGAAACCTGATcagaatttca
This is a stretch of genomic DNA from Manis javanica isolate MJ-LG chromosome 8, MJ_LKY, whole genome shotgun sequence. It encodes these proteins:
- the ATG14 gene encoding beclin 1-associated autophagy-related key regulator isoform X1, translated to MASPSGKGARAPEAPGCGPQPLARDLEDSVDDAEGLYVAVERCPLCNTTRRRLTCAKCVQSGDFVYFDGRDRERFIDKKERLNQLKSKQEEFQKEVLKAMEGKQITDQLRWKIMSCKMRIEQLKQTIYKGNEEMKKNSEGFLKTKEKNQKLYTRAQRHQEKKEKIQRHNHRLGDLVEKKNIDLRSHYERLTNLRRSHILELTSVIFPIEEVKTGVRDPADVSSESDSAMTSSTVSKLAEARRTTYLSGRWVCDDHNGDTSISITGPWISLPNNGDYSAYYSWVEEKKTTQGPDMEHNNPAYTISAALCYATQLVNILSHILDINLPKKLCNSEFCGENLSRQKFTRAVKKLNANILYLCFSQHVNLDQLQPLHTLRNLMYLVSPNSEHLGRSGPFEVRADLEESMEFVDPGAAGESDESGDEHISDEETDLGTDWENLPSPRFCDIPSQPVEVSQSQSTQVAPPIASSSAGGMISSAAASVTSWFKAYTGHR
- the ATG14 gene encoding beclin 1-associated autophagy-related key regulator isoform X2 → MSVLMSRFIDKKERLNQLKSKQEEFQKEVLKAMEGKQITDQLRWKIMSCKMRIEQLKQTIYKGNEEMKKNSEGFLKTKEKNQKLYTRAQRHQEKKEKIQRHNHRLGDLVEKKNIDLRSHYERLTNLRRSHILELTSVIFPIEEVKTGVRDPADVSSESDSAMTSSTVSKLAEARRTTYLSGRWVCDDHNGDTSISITGPWISLPNNGDYSAYYSWVEEKKTTQGPDMEHNNPAYTISAALCYATQLVNILSHILDINLPKKLCNSEFCGENLSRQKFTRAVKKLNANILYLCFSQHVNLDQLQPLHTLRNLMYLVSPNSEHLGRSGPFEVRADLEESMEFVDPGAAGESDESGDEHISDEETDLGTDWENLPSPRFCDIPSQPVEVSQSQSTQVAPPIASSSAGGMISSAAASVTSWFKAYTGHR